The stretch of DNA GGTCTATTTTGGTCATATCTGATCACAGTACAATCTCCTAAATGTTTACTTTGCCACATACACCGAATGGTATGTGGTAAAAtcaaagactttattttaacaatgactttcttcttgTCACTCCTCCAAAAAGGTCAGATTTGAGCAACAACCAATTGTTGTCGTTCTGTAGCTTTTGCCTGAGACTGGTATCGCCCAGTTGGATGTTGGACTGCCCAGTACTGATACGTTTGCAGTTGTGTTATACTCTATGATGGATGTAACAAAGTTCTATGAAATATTGTCTTGTGACCTTATTCTGTTTTAACTCCTCCACAGCTTAGCtatcttggtcttcatgatgctgtttgctctcTAGCAAAACTTTGAGGCCTCAAGAGAATAACATTGCACTGAGATAagtccacttcacagttatgtagtaatttgttttggtctctcacataaaaacaaaataaaatacagtttgagATTGTAATgcgacaaaatgtggaaaaaagtaaagtttactAAAACCTTTGTAGTTGGGATGCAAGATAGGAAAAGTGAGACAGACAGACCTGCTCTGGACAGAAACAGGGACATTGCTCCAGACCCAGAGCCTGACTCTAGCACACAATCTCCCTCTGTAACATCCATCATCAGCAGCATGTTGGCTGCATCCTGAACACACAAGGAGACAAAGGTGGAGGTTATTAATCTGACACTGCTAATATCCTCTGCATTTAACATCTTCACTCATACAAGACCTACCTTAGGATAGGCGATTGCAGGACCCCTCTTCATATACAGCACATAGTCCTCCAGACTGGCACGCCGAAAAAAGATGGGAACATCCCTGCCTGTCTTCAAGAATTTGCCTGCCGGTTGCCCAACGATATCGTCATGCTTGATGATTCCCCAGCTGCTCTGCAGGCGGGCCCCTGGCTGAAGCTGGAACATCTTCCTGAACTCCACCCGTCTCTTCTTTCTGTACTCAGCAATAAGCAGCTCCCCAAAGGTGAGCAAGCTCTCCCCTAGGAGATTGGGGTACACATGCCCCTCTGCATGGTGAAATGCTGCAGCTTTTGGCTCCTCTCCTACCTCATGGCCACTGTGTGTCTCCAGATCTTCTTCATCAGTGACTGTCTCTGGATCACATCTCTGTGGATCCTCTTCATGCTGTTCCTGCTCCCTCAGATGCATCACCTCTGGGCTCAAAACATCCTGGGGCAGCAGACTGCTTATCCTCTCCAAAGGGGACAGGGGCCGCTTCCTCCTGAAAAGGAGATCTTGTTTTTCTGCCTGCTTGGGAGTTAGTTTTAAGGAGTCTTTGCTCTGTCCATCATTCTCATTAGATCTCACAGAAGCAGTGAAAAAAGTTCTGTTGCAAGGACTTTTCACGAGTTTCTCAAACACATCTCTGTTCCTGCTGTGAGTCTGAATTGATTTGCAAGCTGTCACCAGTCTGTGCAAATACATACATCTTTGGGTTGCATGCACAGTCATCACTGCCAAATCTTTCACAGAAACTAAAGGAGAGAATCCCTCTGAGAGAATCCCCTCTGTAGCCAGATAGAGACGTACACAGGGACAtgcaagataataaaaaaaaactaaaaacagaaatacgtTATTAAAGTGCGTTATTAAAGTTAACTTACACTGAAATAACTAACAGTTAACGCGTGTTTGCACGAGGAAGGAGGTCTTTGCTTCTAAAAGCACGTGTGACTAGCGTCATAAACAAGCGCCTGCAGCAGTACTTCAATCTTGCCTGCAGATGGCGGTATTTACTgagaggctttttttttccattttatctttatacatttaaaatattgttctaATTGATGTTATTCCaaagataaattaataattattaaacaaaataattcaatagaAAATAGTTATTTCATTTCAGACGTCAATCTCACCGCCATATTTTGGCATTTTGAATTGATAGTTTTGCAAAACTGTTGAACTCTGTTTGTTGTGATAGGATGACATCAGCAGCGCAAGTCTCTTATTTTACATTGGAAAGTAAATCAATGAAATAATTGAGCATGTGTGCCAAAATCTACTTCTGTTACGATTTATTTTAGGTGCAGTCACAAATTTTGTAAGTAAGCAAAAATTATATACACCTTACCCTGTTGTAAGGTGTATAATAAGCATTACCTATTACAGTAGGTTATACACATTACCTACTACTGTAAGTATTCTGATTAGGAAAAGTTTTTGTTCTGCCagaatttgttttgtaattatgctattttttggtgttaattttcttcattttattctttaaaataccagaatttgcacttaaagtaatatttatttttcctgtatGATGATATTACTTTTGAATATTAGATGAGTTAGCACCAGAGAacccttttaaaaaatactattttatttCTTGGACAGCtgagtgaaaatatgttaaagtaatTCTTATTCGTTTACAATTGTGAGTATACTCTACCCACCGCTATCAATTCCTGACAGAGCTGCAATTTAGTCTGTTTAGACTTGCTCACCCAAACCTTTACACGTCTGAACTTTCTTCTGGGACTGATATCAGGGCTTTACTGTAAAACACTGGCTGTGTTGCTTAGCCACTTTGAAAATAGTTGGCAAATGATTGGAATCATTGTCTGTTTGGAAGCCCTTCTTTCTGATATCTTGAGATTTGGATGGCAGTTTCCctattttatcacaaaatacaGCAATAGTCATTTGGCCAAAacgtttcagttttagtttgacCAGACAAGCCAGGACATGTcctcaaaaatgcatttttttcttagttCAGATATTAGATGCTCTTCAATATCTTTAGTCACCTCCAGGCTCAACTCTTTGTTACTGACTCTTCATTAGTAAAGACATTGATGTAAATGATACGACTTATGAGAAATTGTTGAGCTTAATTTAGAGTCTGCTCTTGTTGAAAGCTATTTATCTATTATACTTGTGGTGGGGTGTTcttatatgtttttatgtgagcaaaatgtgaaaatctgcAACGTAATTTTGCTGTGCATTGTTTCTTTGAGATAGCgttgaatgataataaaataaattttaaatcttcAGCCTCGAATGCCACTAACAATATGGCGGACGTGTTTACGTCTCATTTCCTATGTGGGTTGAATTCTGTGGGTTGAACACTGTTTGTTGTCTAGCAGCAGCCAATGAGAAGTCGGAACCCGTGACGCGTTAGTGCGCATGTCCTATCACGGTCACACGTGGTTTGTGTAAGCACGTAGCAGACCCAAATTAGCGCTGCAGAAATGGCGACGGACGGTGTTAGCCTCTCGCTGAAGCTCCCGTGCGTTTTTTCACCCAAATCGCGACAGTACTTAGCCGTGTGTGCCCAGGATGGCAGACTTCGGGTCTGGAACACGGACAGTAAAACCCTTCACCAAGAATATGTGCCTTCAGCCCATTTAAGCGCCACCTGTACGTGCGTAGCTTGGGGACCATGCCGGACAGTGAAGGTAGGAGAGCCCGCTGTTAGCTGCTGCAGCTAGGCAGGCCTAAGAGACTTAAATTGGTGTTTACTTCACCCCAAATCATGAAGTAAGCGACTTGTTGTTTAGATAAAGCGAATACAAAGATTGAGAGTTGGCATCGGTGTTACTCCAGACAGTTTATATGTTATAGCTGGAGCAAGGGTGCTTCAACTCGACTAGCTGCGCAAACGCACATGTTACTCCACATGGTAGTCACAAAAACCATGGACATCGTCTTGTTACAATTTTACAGTTTAACCTTCTTCTAAAGGTTATGAGACTATAACAGACTTCTATTTGTTATtcaatactttgtttttatgttgttaatTATATAAAATCGTTATTAGAGTCAGCATGAGGTGTTTATGAAGTGCGTGGGGCGCTTTCAAATGGTATACAGTAAAGTTTTGAAGCTTATTAATGTCAACTAATTGACATTAAGTTTATCTGTTGTTAATAATGCCTGGGATAAGATGAGGTGGAAGTAGAGGATCTGGAAAGTGATAGGAAGATTTTCCGAAACCTCTATGATGCGTGTAAATTTAGGATGCTTAAATCGATCCTAAATCATAAATGATAGAAGATAGCTATATTGATTGTGTAAATGATTGTAAAAAATTGTCAGTCTCTATTTGCATGTTGTGCCCACTTGTTGCCTTACCCAGTAGAGAAACCACCATAAGCCTGGATTTAATAATTGTCAGTTTATTCCTGTTTGTGGTTTAGTATCATTGATTATGAAttgttgagaaaaatatttaaatctcacAGAAGAACTTGGATTTTATATTACACCCTGTTTCCATTCATTGTGGTTCTGATCTCAGTGGATGTAAGTTAACTCTTATGAAGTGACAGATTTTTGAGCTGGGggtaaatcacaaaaaaatccagAGGAACCGCCTAGAATTAAATGTGATCAATCAGAGTAACATTACATTTCCTTACAATAGATTGAAGTAAATCACTTCTAATACTTATTGTGGGTAAAAACATTATGTAGGGTTTCTGTAAAACATTCCTTATCAAACTACAAAAGGATAAAATGATGAAGAGGTGAAACTGCCAGtacccaaaataatttttctggaTATAATATGGCTTACCTGAAACTTtctagttttaaataaaaatcatccaGAACGTtatgtatatattatatatatatatatatatatatatatatatatatatttataaatttaaattccGTATTTGTgatgtacatttgtatttaaaagaaacattccaaaatgtgtgtgtgaagtacTAGATTGACCAAAGGGACAATCTAGTATATAGATAGTCTATATACTATATACAATCTAGTATATAGATAGTCTATATACTATATACAATCTAGTATATAGATAGTATGTATATAGATATCAAATATACCAATATAGATTGGTATATTTGATAAACCAATATTCTTTGGTTTATCAAAACCAAAGAATATTCACTCCAGAATGCTGACTGACTTCTTGGTCAGGTGTGTTTGGTAATGTAAATTATaagtcaacattttgtttttatttttctctctttattggTGCAAAAATGACCTGAGAATTTAAACACAAGTTGCTGTGATTTGGAGACAATCTCTTTCTTGTTACAAATCTGCTTTTAGGAGGGGCctcagaggaagaagaggaaatcAGAGGCAGCCCAGGTGGAGGAGAAGGCTGATCTGTTGGCTATGGGCACAGCAGCTGGAACTGTCCTCATCTACAGTACAGCGAAGGGATCCCTGCACTGCACTCTGGTAAACACAGAAATTATTCTGTACTACAATGTTAGTCCAAGCTGTAACCTGAAGCGTTGATATGTCTGACCTTGCAGAATTCTCCACTGAAAGCTTGCATGTTTACTGTAGAAAACTGCACTGtttaaaaagataaatgcaGGAGAAATTTTTAGACTGATATAAgctcagtttctgtttctgtacaGACTGTGTAAATTGTCTGTCTTTTGGCATCCTCTAAAATATTTTTCGGACTTTAAATCCTTAATACTTTTCCCTGGTAGGACGGAGGTCACAGTGGAGGAGTGAACTGTGTCCACTGGCATCCAGAAGACAGCTTGTTATACAGCGGCTCAGACGACACAAACATCGTGGAGTGGGACCTGCAGACCGGGAAGACACGGAGGTCAGTGGCTGCTCCTCCTTTTGAGATGCAGTACCTTCAGGGTGAAGACGGTGGGAGAGGAGAGCTGACTCAGTAGAAAATATATAGTTGGAGAAGATTctgttgatatattttttaattcattataaaataaattttattatagAATTGCTCCGCTCATGGTAACAGCATGTTGAAGTAGCTCTGTTATGTTAAGTCTGGTTTGTTCTATctgtagactttttttttttaagtcattgCATGTTTGGGTAATTGTTCCCTCTGATTTGGGATCCTGTGCAGCTGGACGGATTTTTGCTCGTACATTGTTTGTTTCAGACATGATAACACATGACTGTGGCAACTGTGTGGTGTTTTTGCAATTGGGAGCATCTGATTAGCATCTCAGAAGCTCAGATAATGGCTGACTTACAACCCCAAATCCAACCAgagttgaaaaggaggcttCATACACTGTAGATGCAGAgcaaaaagaggaggaggaaattcaaaccatctcttccatCGATCATAATGGACAAGGATCACATCCCTGAATAAACTGCATCACTCTCCTCGGCTTTCTAACCATACAGCCAGACAGAAATTTAAAGataagaagcaaaaacaaaggagctggaaTATCAGTGCTTGCGACAACTCATGGTGACATCCTGAACATGTTAATGTGGAATATtatctctgctgcctggaaatTGAGCTGTTGCCATGTCACAACAGCCATGAGACTGTCATATACCAACTGTCCTCAGAGGTCttcctgatttttctttttttttttgtaacactgactgctactggagattcTTCCTTCCCACAGCATCAACATCCACAGGGACTCTCTTAAGATGCCTGGATGATATAAGttataagaatattttatttaaatttgggataaagtatttctgaattgaattgttATTGggtgctatttattttttctgtattctACCTCAGTTCAAAATCTGCCCTTCTAGCATATTGACTCTGTTCagctaacatttaaaaatatatatcagaaCGATTTGTTCCTGAAGTACGTTGGTGGATAAATCACTCTGAAAGTATAATTGAACTGCAGGACCAGGGTAGGAATCATTCACCGCTCCCTCCATTTCTTCTGGATCTACTAAGTTGTGTCTTCAAATGtgttcaatgtgtgcagcaagatgttggagaccttctatcacagtgttgttgccggtgccatcttctttgctgctgtgtgttggggaagcagcatcagagccagcgactctaatagactagacaaaatcatcaggaaagctggctctgtactgggactaaggctggagtccctggaaactgtggtggagaggaggacattgaagaaggttctgtctattatggacaataaacagcaccctctccacaacatagtggacagacagcagagcaccttctcacataggctgctccagctccgctgtcgtagggacagatacaggaaatccttcctcccacatgccatctcactgtacaataaaagctaaatcactgttctgcactaatcagtctaattttgcacaactgcactgtggcacacttgctgtacatatatttacatatacattctGTTCTGCATTTTGAATCCTTGCAAGATCTactctaagctgctttttatattgacagcatgttatattttattcttattttattttgtctacattgctactcagtggtggatgttgtgtgtcttgtctctatgctgctgtaactgcgaaataatttccctgctgggatgaataaagtaattctattctattctaagtTAAACTCATATAACTATATTGGCCATTTACAGAtatttgtggagaaaaaagGAGTTAATTCTTTAGAGTTTTGGGATTTAAAACTACTTATTTTGTGAGGCACAAATAAAATCACCCACCCAGAAAAGTACCAAAAACAGGCAGCTGCTCACGGTTAATGTTTCTCGTCTCTCATGCTTTACTTGTACGGCAAAATCCTTACAGTTGCACTTCTCTAGTGGTGACTTTTTGTAAGTTTTAAGTTGCTACTGGAACAGAGTAGCTAGAAGGACACTGGTTGTTCTCTTAGAGTTATTTTCTGCTTCTAATTTGAGCAAAGAAAGTGTGATGAACGTAGATAGCTTCTGAtgacatttgtctttttttgcgGTAAAAATCAAGTGGAAAGTCAAAACTGCGTCTTAAACACTTGGATCAAAACTCACTGCCTGTGATAACTCCACCTCATTAATAAATCTCCTCcctgttttttcctctcttttttttctcgtcCAAACAGTAAGTGGAAAGCAGACCGAGCAGCAGTGACCAGTTTATGCGTGAGCCCCGATGGGAAACTTCTGCTCTCGGCTGGACACGTGATCAAAATGTGGGATTTAGAGACGAAGGTGGTCTACAGGGTGAGTGTTCTCATtctaaaggttttattttatctataaaGTCTGTGCTGGAGCCTAGTGAGAATAATACGGTTCTGTCTTTTTGATGAGTTCTGCGGTGGGTTCTTCTCTTTGCAGAAATTCACAGGCCACTCCACAGCTGTAACGACCTTGCGATTTGCCACCACGCGGCCTCCCGACAGCAACGGCCTTTACTTCCTGTCAGGAGCAGCACACGATCGACTGCTCAGTGTTTGGTGAGTTAATGAGAACCTTGAATGCTTGAATTTGGGTTATGTTGGTAGATGTTCAGTAAATTTCAGGCTCTACCCTGGCCCACTGGGAAATATGCCGTGAGTTAGACTATTCTAACTCACCACAGTATAGTCCATGATGTTGGGAAGTTTTTGGGCTTTTGACCTTAAGACGACGTCAGAATAACAAACTGAGtttcaaaatattatatttaggAATCCAGATGACATACCTAACCACATTAAACCCTGAACCATCCCATCTTACCGAACTTCATTACAATTTGCTCAGTGAATGCGACAATCTACTGTTTTCCTCCTGAAAGCCAGAAGGATTTGATCCTCACCACGGCTATCTCAcaacaacttaaaaatgttaaggAGAAACTAGATCAATCTCAACAGGCAATTGGTTGTTGAGTCTGACAAAATATAGACTCTGAGCACAGAGCAATGACAATGGGAAACAattgtttctctttaaaaaaaattgcctttAGGGGTAACAGGTTGTGTATTTGGAATAAACAGTGAAAGTCACAGGTGACCTCTGAACCAGAAGAGGATGCTGACAAGCGTTCATGTAGTTTATCTGTAACCATCACTACGGCAAATGAGTGGATGAAGCTAACATCTGAAGCTCTCCACACTGAAGCAATGCAGTATTGACATTGCTTTGATATAGTGAGCACTTACACAGTCTTGTAAATTAACAAAATAGTGAGAAATGTtagtgctggtttgtgcaggtATAATTTTCAAGGTATTAAATGCTTTAGGCTACATGCTTAAGCTCAACTATTTGCCTTCATATTATCTGGTCCAGAAGAAATAAGTGGATTTTGTTCTGTTGGTGCTGTGACCTTTACTCTTTCATTTATGGTATAGTAAATTTTTCCAGTACACAAGTTCTGCATTGTTGTACATGacctattttatattttatcttgtttttagaAGTTTGCTTTACATTAGATAGAAACTCACTGATTCCATTCGTTTCTATTTTCAGTTCTAATGTGGCTATATGGAATCATGACCCAAAAACTgatgtaaatatgattatgattaacCTTTAGACTCCGGTTTTTAACCAGTAGCAGCAGAGATCAGATCAGTGAGCATAAAGTGGAACATCCATCAAGACTAATCTGGGTACAGAGCCCAGTTCCTGTGAAATGTGACCCAGCCTGGGGATCTTTTAAAAGTCAAAGCGTGAAACATTCATCGAAAGTCTATTGTCATCTCAAGTTTAATAGGATCAAGCTGGATATCACAGGTCAGCATGTTTTGATAAACGGCTGAATTAATAAATTGCTCCTGGCCGTGTGTGTCTGATGTCCAGGCAAGTACGAGAAGATGGCAAGGACAAAAACTCTGTGGTTTCCTTCACTTTGACGGATGAACCCCAACACGTCGACCTCATCACATCCAGCAGCAAGGAAGAGGTCGGAGCCTGGCATAATGCGTCTGCAAGGAAtatattgttgtgttttctgttcacTCCTgacttgcatgtttttattcccTGCAGGCTGTGAGGCTGGCAGTAGTGTGTAAGGACGGACAGCTGCATCTGTTTGAACACTTTTTAAATGGGTAAGTCCTGTTTCATCCTTTAAATGGTGGGAAAACCTGAAAGTGGTTAGAAGAAACATCTTAGTTCATATTAAATCTTATGTGCAAAAAAACCCTGGAATAATTTAAGGAGGCACATGTGAAAAGTGACTTAGAACTCAGTAAATTTTTATCTGCTCCAGCATTATTATAAAAAAGCCTGCTTAAGAGGGGAAATGTTATGGAGCTACATGGGTTAGCCTAACATTAAAAACGTAAAGATGATTTCAAAGTGTTGGATTTGTTCTCATTTAATCCTTGGGTCGTAGGAAATACCGCTAGATCTAACTTAAGATGTCCACACAGGCCTTGTAAGAAGCCGCTGTCACCATCGTGTTCGGTGCAGATGTCTGACACGAAGGAGTCCCCGATGCCGATCCCGCTGCTGGCCGCTGCCCTCGGAGCCGATCCGCGGTCGGTGCTGCTCGCATACGGCAACTATCTGCAACCCGTTATGGAGAACGCAGTAAGTGGATGTTTTTATCTGTCACAATTAAATGaagtttttaattgattttggTAATGTGACTCCAGTTAGTGAACTGTGGTACAAATCCAGATGGCACTAAACCTTTGCCTCtgaaagatgtaaataaatgcTGGTTATTagtgtttttctaattttttttataaaacattttttgtaaatttgtttgttttgtgcattttacTTAGATTCCTTTTGGGCACATTGTTcagagaataaaacatttgaatgaaattaaaatcatctACCCATTTTTTCTACTTATCCAGAGTCTtgtcattttttcttatttatttgcattcatagattttttttccttgaacTTCACAGACCAAACCTTTGCAAAGAAATTTTATGATGACTGGGATTCAGTCAcatgaaactaaaactgttcCATCTGTTTTTGTAACTccactttttgtcttttcagtgGAAGATATTCATTTTGATGCTataatttcacagaaaaaagtaaaaaaatctcCGTAATGCATGTGTGTGCTGTTTGGTCAGATAAAAGAATTTACACAGAGGTTTAATAGAAATCACAATAGAAAACATCAAGACCTGCCACTCACTCTTTTTAGGAAGAGTTGTGATTACACCtcaatgtttttgtctaaaactCTGCTCTGGTGGTCTGATTACCTTCTTCTGTTATTCTTCCACCTACACAGGAGATCAACACGGCAGAGAGACATGTCTGTTTGGCTCGAGACCTTAAGACCAACCTGTCCCTTTCTATGGAGACCACTGTCTCTAAGGTAACCAgcccttattttttttcttctgtttttgatttgagGTAGAGAAAAGTTTTCAGCAGGTTATTGTTTCCAGATTCATAATCTGTTCACTAAATCCAACTTGTTCAGGTGAAAACTCCAATCGTCAACGCCAAGAGCAAAGTTTTGATTCCGGGGCTGCCCGGTCACAAAGCTCCAGTAGTGTCGGCTCCACAGGGAacggaaaagaggaaaaaagacgCAGGCAACAAAGAGGTAGGATCGTCACCACAGACACGGAGCATGTTAATGAGGAATCTTCTCTGCTTGGATTTACTGCATCCATGCATGTTTGTTTGCAGATGTCCATAGCGGAGCGGCTCGGTGAAATAGACCTTGAAGCATCTTCCAGCCAGAAAGGCGCTCCTAAAGCAACGGCCTCGCTGCAGACGGACAACTATGCGGTCCTGCTGATGCAGGGCTTGGAGAGCAAGGACGCCAACATCCTAAATGTACGTATTCAGACGTTTTCAACATGCTCATTAGTAATTAAACACCAGTCAGAGAGTTCAATGGTCAGTTAAGTAAaacaatatgtatttttttttcttgcagaaaGTTTTCCAGACCCGTAAAGAGGCGGAAATAAAAAAGACGGTTGCTCGATTACCGCTGCCTGCTGTCATACCGTTGGTTGAAGAGGTGAGAGCCACTAAGCTTCATTTGAACTCTAGAGACACAAACCTGCATCTCAGTAGCAGTAGTTACTCATCCTCTGTCTTTCACAGCTAACAACGAGGCTCCAGGGAAACCCTTTAGTGTAAGTTCAAGacattttctctgcagcctTTTCCCATTCATGACAAAGTCAAGGTCCTGTGATTTGACATAAAGCCTGTTGTTCCTTCCTGCAGGGCGTGTATGATGGTACGGTGGCTCAAGGCGGTCCTGGTGCACCACACATCATACCTGGCATCCGTAAGTCCatcttttccttctcctcttcttgACGTCTAAAGCCAGCAGCCATTAACACGTCACTGTTTCTGCCCTCTGATGCAGCTGCCGGACCTGGTTACCCAGCTGGGTGTCCTGTATCACATGATCGAGAGCAGAGTGAAGATGTTCCACAAACTGACAAAACTGCACGGGAAGCTGCATCTCCTAACAACCCAGGTAAGGGGactaaagtatttttaagtcatgttACATCTGACTCCTCAAAGAAAAGCATCAGTTGCTTTCAGTGATACCTGAAACATACATAAAATGTATACACAGCCAATCTGTGAGCTTTtcaaaataaccttttttttatatatattatttattagcCAAACTGTGCAGAAACATACAGTGACTACAGCAGAACAAccttatttttctttagttctATGATTTGGTAATATTGGTagattattataatttttttatttatgtttctgatgGTTACATCACTGATTGACATTAATTAGCATTGCTAATCATGAATTATTCTTTCCCTTGCCATTTGGTTTATTGAGGTCAAGATGTCGAGAATCCAAGTCCTCCTCAATTTGCCCTTTTGACTCCAATATCCAGAAAATAGCTTTTGGTTTTGattcataaaagaaattgtTGAATTTTGCCTCTCCTTCACTTGCACCAAACATGTCAAAAccaatattttaaatcaatgaaTTTCtcgatttttctttaaaggatattttttaaatgtctgctcCAAGGTCTAAATTGCAGCTCTATCCGTGCGTCAATCTGTTTTTCCTGTGAC from Xiphophorus hellerii strain 12219 chromosome 19, Xiphophorus_hellerii-4.1, whole genome shotgun sequence encodes:
- the trmt61b gene encoding tRNA (adenine(58)-N(1))-methyltransferase, mitochondrial, with amino-acid sequence MTVHATQRCMYLHRLVTACKSIQTHSRNRDVFEKLVKSPCNRTFFTASVRSNENDGQSKDSLKLTPKQAEKQDLLFRRKRPLSPLERISSLLPQDVLSPEVMHLREQEQHEEDPQRCDPETVTDEEDLETHSGHEVGEEPKAAAFHHAEGHVYPNLLGESLLTFGELLIAEYRKKRRVEFRKMFQLQPGARLQSSWGIIKHDDIVGQPAGKFLKTGRDVPIFFRRASLEDYVLYMKRGPAIAYPKDAANMLLMMDVTEGDCVLESGSGSGAMSLFLSRAVGSRGSVLSIEVREDHHRRSVKNYERWRTSWALRRGQKWPNNVEFLNADLSTASSLLAGRGFHSVALDLIHPHLVLPTVLPHLHPGAVCVIYLANITQVIDLLEGLRCSALPVFCERIIEVPVRHWLVAPALQKDGQYCTRKAPNLGEDTSSEEESSDGADGEAPFGPAFGNVPYIARPHPEQMSHTAFLVKLRKFVQ
- the wdr43 gene encoding WD repeat-containing protein 43; this encodes MATDGVSLSLKLPCVFSPKSRQYLAVCAQDGRLRVWNTDSKTLHQEYVPSAHLSATCTCVAWGPCRTVKEGPQRKKRKSEAAQVEEKADLLAMGTAAGTVLIYSTAKGSLHCTLDGGHSGGVNCVHWHPEDSLLYSGSDDTNIVEWDLQTGKTRSKWKADRAAVTSLCVSPDGKLLLSAGHVIKMWDLETKVVYRKFTGHSTAVTTLRFATTRPPDSNGLYFLSGAAHDRLLSVWQVREDGKDKNSVVSFTLTDEPQHVDLITSSSKEEAVRLAVVCKDGQLHLFEHFLNGPCKKPLSPSCSVQMSDTKESPMPIPLLAAALGADPRSVLLAYGNYLQPVMENAEINTAERHVCLARDLKTNLSLSMETTVSKVKTPIVNAKSKVLIPGLPGHKAPVVSAPQGTEKRKKDAGNKEMSIAERLGEIDLEASSSQKGAPKATASLQTDNYAVLLMQGLESKDANILNKVFQTRKEAEIKKTVARLPLPAVIPLVEELTTRLQGNPLVACMMVRWLKAVLVHHTSYLASLPDLVTQLGVLYHMIESRVKMFHKLTKLHGKLHLLTTQVAANDDRNAVSDVDHTAKLVYEEESSDEEEASGDEAFPNEDSDHWEEEEAMQEDEGDEEDEDPDSRTEPKANGDEDMEHENESEEE